The Aspergillus nidulans FGSC A4 chromosome VIII genome contains the following window.
GATTGCCGATATGTTCTCTGCTAAGCAGAGAGGTGTCGCCATGAGTTTGTTTGCTGCGGCTCCCTTTTTAGGTATGTTGCTTCAGCCCGTGCTGCTTGGTTGGCTGCTTGTTTGAGTGCTTGGAGCTGACGTCGTATGTTCTAGGCCCGGTCCTCGGTCCTATTACCGGTGGATTTCTCGGAATGAATGGCGGCTGGAGATGGGTCATGGGATTCCTCGGCGCCTTCTCTGGTGCGCTCTGGATCGCCGGGTCTCTCTTTATGCCAGAGACATATGCCCCGgttctccttcgccgccGTGCTGAGAGACTTTCCAAGATCACTGGTAAGGTCTATCGAAGCAAGTCGGATATCGAGCAGGGCAGAATCACTCTGGGGGAGGCTTTCAAGACAGCTCTTTCTCGACCCTGGATTCTACTCTTCCGCGAGCCTATTGTGTTCCTGCTGTCTCTGTACATGGCCATTGTCTATGGAACCCTGTACATGCTCTTCGCCGCCTACCCCATCGTGTTCCAAAAGGTTCGCGGCTGGAACCAGGGTATTGGTGCGCTCCCGTTCCTGGGTATCATGGTTGGCATGCTCTTCGCTATTGTTTACAGCATCTGGGATAACAAGCGGTACATCCGGGCTCAGGACGAGAATGAAGGATTTGCCCCTCCGGAGGCACGTCTGCCTCCCTGCATGGTGGCCTCCGTTGCGATCCCAATCGGCCTGTTCTGGTTCGCCTGGACCAATTACCCGTCGATTCACTGGATGGCCTGCATTGCCGCCGGTGTACCCTTCGGTTTCGGCATGGTGTTGGTTTTCCTGAGTATCATGAGCTACCTGATTGACACTTACACCATCTTCGCTGCCTCCGTTCTGGCAGCAAACTCTGTTCTCCGTTCGATCTTCGGTGCCGTTTTCCCGCTCTTCACCACATATATGTATGAAGATCTCGGCATCCATTGGGCCTCGTCCATCCCGGCCTTCCTCGCGCTCGCCTGTgttcctttccccttcctcttctacaAGTACGGCAAGCCGATCCGTCTCCGCTGCAAGTACGCCGCCCTGTCCGATGCCTTCATGCGCCGCATGATGGCGCAGGTCAAGCCCGAACCCGCtgccgaagaggaggctgctgaggatgaggagattgagaagttCGACCGTACTGAAGCCCCTGCCCCTCACCCCGAGGACGATGTGAGCTCTGAAGCTGATTCTGCAGTCGAAGAGCTTCCCTCGATCAGACAGCTTCGCAGCAAGGCCTCGGCCCGATCGTTCGCTTCTCACAAGTCGCATAAATCACTCTATGAGGGCAACCCTTACGATATTGACCGCGTGAACACGCGCGAGTCCTTTGGAGGAAAATAGAGTTCAGCACTTGGTCTCCTTACTTATACCCCGATACATATAGTCTTTAGTCTGCATCTTTGCATTGCTTTTGCGCTTTACCCATTTAATGTGTCCATGTGTGATGCGATGGAAGCGAAAAGTCATTTTGTCTCTCTGCATTGTTGATATATACCCTGCATGATTTGTTGCATATAGACAGTGATTATTAGCTTGATGATATAATTCCATAATCTTCTAACTCAGTCTCCTCTAACTCTTTGTTCGAGGTTTAAAGATTGTAAGGCAGATTTGGAGTAACGTCTGGAGACGCTCTGATAGGCAGGCCTTTCCGGTCCTCGGCATTTCTGGCGGCCACTGCCAGTTTGCCGATTTTCTTTCGCGGTAGTCGCCATCACGATCATCAATTTCACCTTAGCCCTCGTTCTTTGCAGTCATAGATCTTTTCGTTTGCTTATCATTTATACTCTCCTTTAGTTTCGTGCGTGGCCTCGTCAGCAAGACAAGTCGCTCCACGTTTCAAAGTATACCATCGTTGTTTGTACCCATCCGGCCGCTCTTTTCGCCCATTCACTCTCTGTTTTTACGTCCTCCAATCTATGTCCTGAATAGATCACGAAGCTACACTAGAGCACCAAAGAGCTAGAGCCCCGCGCTGCAAGCGCGGTGCGCCCCTTCTCATAATGAGACATGCATTCATCCGACGCCCAGCTCTCAGCCCGAGCCCCTCCAGATCGTCTGCTCCCCCTCAAGCGCGCTTACAATCACGGCGATATGAGTCAAATACACCCACCCAACGACAACCCGATCATGCCACGACCCCTAAAAGCGAGTTGCCCGCGCAGTCGCATATCAGTATACCCCCTACGCCGCCGCCCGTTCCCGCTCGGGCTGCGCCTCGATCGCTACGGCAAATAATCCAGGCTGGTCCtttggggaggatggggCGGTCGTACTCGCGATTTCAGGAGAAACGGCCGTATACGACGCAGGTGTGCAGTTCGATTGTTATCTATCTGTGCGGGGATCTGAGTGCGCAGTTTTTCTTTCCGCCAGAAAATCCACCGCAGAGAAGAATGGAGTCTCAGCCGGAAAAGGACGATAATGGAGGTGTTgctgagaagaaaggagggtaTGACCCGTGGAGGACAATGCGCCATCTAACTGTCGGTATTGGGTCCAGCATTCCGTCGTATAACTGGTGAGTTCGCCCGCTCCTCTATACCCTCTTAGAGAGATTCTTCAATGTCAACAGGAAGCCAGGCTAACCGAGATCATCTAGGTTCATGTTCCTCCACAACAACTTCAACTTCGCCTCTAAACCCCTTTCCATCCTCACGAAAGTCGTCGTCCAGCAAGCCGTCTTCACTCCCGTCTTCAACACCTACTTCTTCAGCGTACACTCTTTGCTCTCCGGCGCATCATTGGAAGAGACATGGGAACGGCTGAAGGTCGCGCTGCCTCGGAGTATTGTGAATAGCGCCAAGTTCTGGCCCATGGTTACGGCGTTCAGCTTCATGTATGTCCCGCCGCAGTTCCGCAACGTGTTCTCAGGTTGCATTGCGGTCGGGTGGCAGACTTATTTGAGCTGGTTGAATCAGAAGGCTGCAAGACAGGTTGAAACTGCGTTGACGGAGCCGGCTCCGTCAGAGGAGCAGGTTGCAGTCGTTATTAAGGCTTAGATTGGGCCAGCATCAGTTCACTAGAGCCCTTTTTGCGACGTTTTTTGCATCCTTGGTGGTTTTTTGGTATTTGACTAGACTATAGACTTGTTTATAGGCGCATATGTCCCTTAGTAATGGCAATAGAATATAAACAAATTGATAGAGGTAATTGCTGACCTTGTTCTATAAGAGCTGATGCGGGTTGTATACCGACTAAAAAAGAATACATATTTACAGACATCTCAGCAAAGACTTCTGCAGGACAATTGTCAAAACAATACCTATTCTGGCGCAAAGTTAGACAATAGGCTTGAAGCTACAAGTGAATCAGGACTAGTAGCTGCAAGTTTTTTTATTGCTCTAAACGACAACCCGTAAGGCTCGTGAAGAGGGTTGAATCTATCCGCATATTTAAAAAAACCATGCGCACGTCTATGATTTGACAAACGCGAACTCGACTGGAATATCACAGAAATGTCTCCTACTTCTGCTCATCCTTTAGGATTATtaggatgatgaagacgggCAGGACTGCCCAGTAAGTCCACCTAAGGATGACGTTGTGACGCCATCTCCCTCCATGACTCTCGCCTCCCTGCGAAGCTCTCACCTTGGCCTCTAACCAAACCTCCCCACAGGAATGCCATTTTCACCGCAACCACCATTTGATCCCTCAccagacgatgatgatttcctgagcttcagcagcgacTACGGATCGGACTTTAGCGCCGATGAAACCGACCTGTTGAACCAGCTTCTCGCGCAAGTTGACGCGACCGGCCCTGTGGCACCAGCAGCCACAACGCTCCAACTTCGTCACAGCCCGACGCGACAGGGCTTATTTTCTCCATCCCAGCCCGTCCCTGCGGCTGTTCCGGATATCGAAGACCTGGGTGACGATGTATCGGGCGAGCGCGTGTCTAGGATACtggggaaagagaagaggcATCCTATTTGGCAGATTCAGACGGCTGGAGGGGTACTCCCGGACGCGTTTACACATGAGGCAGGCTGGGTCCCTGTCAGTAGGGGGGCCACGTTTGGTATGGGGACACTTTTCTGGGACTTGATCCGTTGTATGGTTTGAGAACGCTGACCTGACTATGAAGCGATTAGTTGAGCATCCCAACTCCACAGAAGGTCGGGAGCGGCAGCGGGAAAGGGACGTGGCTCGCGAGCAGGACACTATTAAGGGGAATGGGGACTCGAAAGTGAAGGTTTCCCTCGATACGCGATCGCCCGTGGAGCGTTTTCGACGCCCGCCGAACAAGGCTTTTTCCGTCACTGATTTGATCTCGCCTGCCTGGTGCGAAGTGCAATACTGGTATACGCTCACTAAACATgggaggaagcagagaacagcagcgatgaagaagggcagTACGATACACAAGACGCTCGAGGACGAGATCTATACGACTGTTCCGGTAGAGGTTACGACGAAGGAGGATGCGCTGGCGCTACGGATATGGAATGTCATACAGGGATTGCGGACATTGAGGGAGTTTGGAATTACGCGGGAGTTGGAGATCTGGGGGCTAGTGGATGGGGAGCTGGTCAATGGGGTTATTGACCAGCTTTGTTATGAGTGTCCCGACATGGAGCTCGAGGCTTCGGCTGCTTCTTACTATGCGGAGGCGGCAGCGTCGAGGGCTGTCTTGCCTGAGTACCAGATGTCGCTGACGGACTACTTGCTATCGCCTGCGCAGGGGGGGAAGAGGCTTGCGGACATGTCGCGCCATGAGGTAGAACCACAGGCTGCGGAGGATCCGGTTAGCAGCCAATCCACTGCTGAACTTCAGCAGCTCCCTCGGATCTACTTGACAGACATCAAGACGCGAGGGAGCAACTCCACGCCGACGGTCAAGAGCTCCTCGTTCCGACCGAcgctgctccagctccagctttaCTATCACATGCTGAACCGGTTGGTACTGACCGATGATGTTACTATTGAGTTGCTCGCGTCGCGGTATGGGTTGGACCCCGAGAAGACATTTACCGACGCTTTCATTTGTGAAGTCGGCTCCTTGAACGACCAATTCTTTGATGCCCTCTCTTCGCTCGAGTTTGATCCGGACTATATCCCTACCCCCGAAGACGCAATCACACGCCAGCAAATGTCGCAAAATATCGGCAACTCAGCGTCAAGGTCCGACGACGCAAAATTACAAAACCCCTCTGCTAGCCAGGATTCAACCAGCGTCCTCGTCGCCCACAGCAACCTAAGTCGCCTCTGGAAACTCATGAAAGACCAACTCCGTCTTACCTTTCTCCCACCAACACTGACAACCGCCTCCGTCGCTCCCTCCATTCCCTCCGAGATCCAACCGTCTATGCTAGAGTCCTACCCAActattctttctcctctgctaACAGCCCGCTATATATCTTCTGCCCCAACTGCCGAATTGCATCCGCGCGTCTTGGGCAGTCGGTCCTTCCTATTCGACCCTACTTCACTTGAGGCGTATGTTTCTGATCAGATGACCTGGTGGCGCGGCCAGCGAACCCCGCGCGGTGTCGAAGTTATGGAGGCTTGGAAATGCCGCATCTGCGAGTTTCAGGACGAGTGCGAGTGGCGCCAGGAGCGGGAGTGGGCGTATGCGAGGAAAAAGCGGCATAACGCGGCGGCTTGATTTGTCTCACAAATTTGGTTTATTAGTCTTTATTGGCGTTCTTTGGAAACTCTGCCTAGCATACTATGGTGGCGGCGTTTTATCTTCATGTTGCATCTTATTGGGCTGATTCGTCATATATCAGTATTGGCGTTGGACTGAACGGGCTTATTGCATTGCGCTTGGTGTTTCTATGAAGACCAACAACCTGAAGCCAAGATAGACAAAGTATGTAGAATTATCAGATGTGAATATGTACATCTAACAATCACAATACCGTGAAATAGTCAAAGACGCTGCGGCATAGTCATAGGGCTAAAAAGGATAACTCCTCACCTTGTCCTCCCTCTCGAGATCCAATCCAGCCGCAACTTGTTCCGCATGTTTTCGATCCAAGAACTCCAGCAGAACATCCCCATACTTTTCTCTCCCCTTATACTTCGCCACATCATCGCCCCAACTCCGAATCGCACTTGCGAGCCTTCCCGCAACATATGGCTCCTCGACAATCTTTGTGATCGGCTCGAAATACGTCCTGATGGTGAACACCACTGCGCCTGTCCTCGGTAACCGCCGCAGAGACTGTCTCTCGGACCGGAAGTAGTGGTGTTCAATGGCCTTATCTTTCTGCGCCGTGTTCCAAGATACCACGTC
Protein-coding sequences here:
- a CDS encoding exonuclease V (transcript_id=CADANIAT00001933), with protein sequence MPFSPQPPFDPSPDDDDFLSFSSDYGSDFSADETDLLNQLLAQVDATGPVAPAATTLQLRHSPTRQGLFSPSQPVPAAVPDIEDLGDDVSGERVSRILGKEKRHPIWQIQTAGGVLPDAFTHEAGWVPVSRGATFGMGTLFWDLIRFEHPNSTEGRERQRERDVAREQDTIKGNGDSKVKVSLDTRSPVERFRRPPNKAFSVTDLISPAWCEVQYWYTLTKHGRKQRTAAMKKGSTIHKTLEDEIYTTVPVEVTTKEDALALRIWNVIQGLRTLREFGITRELEIWGLVDGELVNGVIDQLCYECPDMELEASAASYYAEAAASRAVLPEYQMSLTDYLLSPAQGGKRLADMSRHEVEPQAAEDPVSSQSTAELQQLPRIYLTDIKTRGSNSTPTVKSSSFRPTLLQLQLYYHMLNRLVLTDDVTIELLASRYGLDPEKTFTDAFICEVGSLNDQFFDALSSLEFDPDYIPTPEDAITRQQMSQNIGNSASRSDDAKLQNPSASQDSTSVLVAHSNLSRLWKLMKDQLRLTFLPPTLTTASVAPSIPSEIQPSMLESYPTILSPLLTARYISSAPTAELHPRVLGSRSFLFDPTSLEAYVSDQMTWWRGQRTPRGVEVMEAWKCRICEFQDECEWRQEREWAYARKKRHNAAA
- a CDS encoding polyamine transporter family protein (transcript_id=CADANIAT00001931), whose translation is MAYDHGAPNGTSPIEAPAPRKIPFWRLVVDQGIVTQEVVDHKYAGSGTEEDPYVVVWIPNDPRNPMEFSAMMKWFLTGVAAIATLAVALVSSAYTGGVAEIQVEFGIGSEVATLGVSLFVLGFAIGPLLWAPLSEMFGRQIVYFFTYMALTAFNCGCAGAKNSWTLIILRFFAGAFGSSPLTNAGGVIADMFSAKQRGVAMSLFAAAPFLGPVLGPITGGFLGMNGGWRWVMGFLGAFSGALWIAGSLFMPETYAPVLLRRRAERLSKITGKVYRSKSDIEQGRITLGEAFKTALSRPWILLFREPIVFLLSLYMAIVYGTLYMLFAAYPIVFQKVRGWNQGIGALPFLGIMVGMLFAIVYSIWDNKRYIRAQDENEGFAPPEARLPPCMVASVAIPIGLFWFAWTNYPSIHWMACIAAGVPFGFGMVLVFLSIMSYLIDTYTIFAASVLAANSVLRSIFGAVFPLFTTYMYEDLGIHWASSIPAFLALACVPFPFLFYKYGKPIRLRCKYAALSDAFMRRMMAQVKPEPAAEEEAAEDEEIEKFDQLPSIRQLRSKASARSFASHKSHKSLYEGNPYDIDRVNTRESFGGK
- a CDS encoding Mpv17/PMP22 family protein (transcript_id=CADANIAT00001932), yielding MRHAFIRRPALSPSPSRSSAPPQARLQSRRYESNTPTQRQPDHATTPKSELPAQSHISIPPTPPPVPARAAPRSLRQIIQAGPLGRMGRSYSRFQEKRPYTTQVCSSIVIYLCGDLSAQFFFPPENPPQRRMESQPEKDDNGGVAEKKGGYDPWRTMRHLTVGIGSSIPSYNWFMFLHNNFNFASKPLSILTKVVVQQAVFTPVFNTYFFSVHSLLSGASLEETWERLKVALPRSIVNSAKFWPMVTAFSFMYVPPQFRNVFSGCIAVGWQTYLSWLNQKAARQVETALTEPAPSEEQVAVVIKA